GAGGTCAAAGCCTGTGGTTCTTAGATCCGCTGCATTCGCTTGCGGTTCTGTTACGGCTAATACGGCCGGAAGTGTTTGCGACTTGGTCAGCATGTTTTTCGTGTCGCGTGTATAGAAGTCGAAGGAACCGTTCAATCTGTTCTCTAAAAATCCGAAATCTACACCGAAGTTTTTCTGCGTTACAGTTTCCCAGGTCAAGCTCGAACTCACTAATCCTGGAGCGATTACCGACATCGGGCGATCGCCGTTGATTAGGTAGTTTACCTCGGCAGCGGTCATTGTCGCTATATAAGGATAATACAGGTCGATATTCTGATTTCCTAAGTTACCATAGGAGGCGCGGAATTTTAGTTGATTTATACTCTTCTTCAAGGGCTCAAAGAAAGGCTCATTATCCACACGCCATCCGAGGGATACGGAAGGGAAAAATGCAAACCTGTCGCTTTGAGCAAACTTGGAGGTACCATCGTATCGGCCGTTAAATTCTACCAAATAGCGATCAGCATAGCTGTAATTTATACGGGAAAATGCTCCGCGGATAGCATACTCGTTGATCCCATCGTAGGCAAATCGGTCCCCGGATGCTAAATTGATGTACGGAACTTCGTTAATGATCAGATTTCGACGTTCGGCACTTACTGAGTTATATTGTGCATGCTCTTGGTTAAATCCGAGCATCGCCTTGAAATAGTGTTTCTCGGCAAAAGTTTTGGTATAATCTGCGTATGCATTGAACACATAATAGCGATCGTCGTAATTCGAACGGGTTACTCGATTTGGATTACTTCCGCCGTAATAACCCATTACCTCACCAGCAACGTTATAGAATGGCTGTTTTGCTAGATAGGACAACTCTTTAGTAGCCTTATTATTGAACGAGTAGTCCACATTGATGGTCACCTCTTTTATAGGGGTTACTTTGACCAGGCCGGTCATCCACATATCGTTTATATGACGGGTTTGATAGCCGCCTTCGCTTAACATTTGCGCCGGGTTAAAAATAGAGCCTTCATGCGCCCAGTTGCCATTGGGATCCTTTACAGGCTGAGTGGAGTAGACGTTGGTTTGGTAGATGGTACCATCTTCAGGAAAGGAATTCCGGAATTGCGGATCGTTGGGCGGAAAATGTTTGTTGCCGTTGTTGATGCTTACCTTTGTTCCAACGGTAATCCACTCTTTGATATGGTAATTTAAGTTGGTCATGAAGTTGTAGCGTTTATAATACTCATCAAACAAATCTTTGTTCGCTAAGCCGTTCTGCTTGATGAAAGAGAAGGATGAGTAGTAGTCAAACTTTTCTGAACCGCCAGTGATACTAGCCGTATGCTGCTGCATGGGATAGCTTTTATTCATCAGCACATCTTCCCAGTTGGTATTAGCGACTCCTCGCCATTCGTCCGTCGAGCTAGGGTGTACAAAAGAATTGGGTTTTGACGGATCATTATAATGTGCCATCATTGCTTCCATTGTAAGATCATCAAAATAGTTTCTTCCGTTGACCCGCATAGATGCCTCGTTCATGTAGGCGATGCGATCTTTGGTGTCAATAAAATCAATTCGACTTGTTGGGCTATTGGAAGAAAATAAGGTTGAAACGCTGATTACAGGTTTATCTTTTTTTCCGGATTTAGTGGTGATAAGGATAACACCATAGGCTGCCCGGGCGCCATAAATTGCTGCTGAAGCGGCATCTTTTAATATCGTCACGCTTTCAATATCCGAAGGACTGATGAGGTTCGGATCCATCGGTATGCCGTTGACAAGAATCAATGGACCTCCTCCGTTGATGGATGTATTGCCACGAACATTAAAGGTGGATCCCTTTCCAGGAGCACCGCTCCCTTGTGTAACGTTTAGGTTAGGGGCTGTTCCCTGTAATCCCTGCCCCAGCGTGGTAATCGGACGGCTTTCGAGTACCTCGGAAGTAACCGTAGATACTGCACCTGTCAGATTCTCCTTTTTCTGTGTACCATATCCAATCACCACCACATCCCCGATAGAGGTTACATCAGATTGTAGCGTCACATCCGTAACTCCATTTCCGCCGATAGCCATTTCCTGCGTAATATAGCCCACTGTGCTGAAAACGAGCGTATTCGCGTCGGTATTCGCTTGTAAGCTATATTGTCCTTCTGCGTTGGTGGATGTTGCGGCTGTCAATCCTTTCACTTTCACACTCACCCCTTCCAGCGGAACGCCGTCGGTATTTCGGACTCTGCCTGATAATGTTCTTTGTTGATTGCTGTTGTTTTGCACAACATTTGTTCTTTTGAGCATCTTACCCTTTATCAAGGAGTGAGAATCACGTTCGCTTTCGGAGGTTGCCGAAAGATTCCCGGTATTCATGATCAGTCCTGCGCTGATAAAGAATACTCGTAGGATTCGCGATAGTTGCTCTTGGCTGCTAATCTGTTCCATATACATTGTTTGAATTAAACTTGACTCTTTTCCCTTGCCCGAATCGCCAGGCATGGGGGTATAGCGAATGTTTGTACACAAGAATGCTAGGCCCCTTTATTCGCTATAGTTTTAGGGCTGCGGTACTAGGTAAATCTTTAAGTCGTCGTTCAGTGAATCCAAATGTATCTAATGCACGGTTTAGGAATCTCTCAAGCTAACCATTTGGATGCATCGTCTATGTTTTCAGCATGTATAGAGAAGGGTTTTGCAATAGTGATTGCTATTGTCTTCTCATAATTTTCGGTATTCAGTTTATCCGTTGATATAATTAGTTGAACAAATATAATAAAATACTTGTATATACAAGAAATTGAGAGAAAAATAATTATTTATTTTTAATAGAATGAGTTTAATACGGTTTAATACAGTCTATTATGTGCTTTTTTGTTGTCGGTTTGTCGTTGTATTATATGTATATACAAGTATTTTCTTTTGCAACGAATTAAAAGTTAGATCCAGGATTCTGATGTAAGTTTTCCGATGCACATCTATTTTTATTCAGAGAGTAGGGAGTTGCTCGTTGACGGTTTCGCTTGAGTTTCGCAGCTTGTAAGTAAGGCGTTCGGGATTCCTCGAGTATTTGTTTGTAACAAGACTACGGCTGTGTAGGGCTGCTAGTGCGGTTCCTCGGATAGTTGGCAGATATACATATGTTGCTAATGAGCAGCTGGCCGTGCTTAACCCCTAAAGTCCTATCGAGGTTTCCGGAGAGGTTATCGTTGTATATGTTACTGAGTATTAAAGATAAGCCTTTGTAAGTGTTGGCAGCTTTGATTAGCTGGCGATGCAACTGCTCCCGACTACCGGCATGCGCAATTGGAATATTCGGATGGTCGAGGAAACTATGGGAGTTAAATTTTAATGCTTCCAACAGCAGGGGATAGTCTGATCTCGAACTTGTTTTACATGAAAGGAGACATCAATTGGATCGGGATAAAGTTTAAACTGCTTTGTATGGAGGTGGGGGACCAGGCTACTAAACGCAGGGAGCACAATCCGGTTTTCAAAGATGGGCATCGAGAATCCTCGGTGCGAGATATCATGCTCCTATGGTGAACGACTTACAAACTTGACTCATCCAGTCTGACCGACTTTAAATATCGCTTAGATTGGCATGGGAGTGATATGGATAAAGAAAAGAGGGGGAATAGTATGAGAATTGACCAGTATGATGACGGTGCAAGGGTTATTTCGCTAACCAAGGGGATTGACACAGTTGGCTATAGCATCCTCAGCCGTCCTGGGTGATGAAGTTGTGCGAATGCGGCGTCTGTCGGTTACAGGGCTTGCCACTGTCAATAATTTATACATTCCGCAGGGAACGTCCCAAAGCCATTGCTGCGGAAAGTCCAGCATAGCTTCCGCCTATGATGATTACATCAAAATCTTTATTGTCTGTCATACTTTGAATTTTACAGATGAGGTTAATGGAAAAGGCAACGACAATGCGGTTAATGCAAGGCTGTCTTGTTTTATGACTGTTCTGCGTGATATTTTATCGCTCATATTTTTCGGTGTTTGTTTTTTTACCCCTCCGATTGTTTAAATGTTGTGTAAGCATTTATTTCTTTTTCGGAATTATCAGCAATGGTTTGTTCGTGCTCGCGGCCGAAACGGCAGCTCATCGTACATGTATACAATCGCAAAATCGGTGATAAGAGCTGTGCATTTAATTTCATTGGGCTTTTTTATTTTTAATCAGTTCAAACCAATGCATCATTTTTTAAATGCTGTTCGCCATACAGCGAACCAAATTTTTGTGTTTCAATATTTTCCGCGTCCTGGTAAACTGCTAATCGCTGTTCTGCAAAACCTTTGATCAGGCTGATTTTGCAGTCGTTGATCATGCAGTTTTTCCATTGTTCAAAGATTTGGGATATCATCTAATTCCATTTACGCCTGTAACGCAACATTGTTGCAAAAATAAGAAATATGTTTACTTTTGCAACGCTACTGTATTAATCATATTATGAAACAACGTAGAAATCCGGCAGCCAAAGCAGAAAATCTGAATCTGTCCAACCATTTTCGGGATGGCTTTGTTGCGCCCGGAGATCCAGGGGTCATGGGAGGGAGCGAGCGACCGGGTAACAATTATAAGGCATTGGATAGGCTGGAAGAAGGCGATTTAATTCATAAAAGGGTAAATATGGATGTTGGGTGAAGTAAGCGGGCTGTCCTCATTGGTATCCTGGTTGCAATCTTCGGTTATTTTTAGGATTTAATGTAGCTCATCTAGCTAAGTAGCATTCCCCTCAGGTACGGCTTTTGTTGATCGTGCAACCTGCGCTGTTCAACAGTAAATTCCGAAGAAAAGCAAAAATGATAGTCGTTTTGGTTAGTAGTCGATTCCTTCGTAGTCCCAATCAGGTAATAGATATTCTCTTTTTACGGCAAAGCCTACGTCCTTGTCATAAGTAACTTCAATGATTAGTTTAAATTCAGATGTCTTCCAGACGCGAAAGTACGGGCCATCCAGTTTAACCCGATAAGGTTCACCAAAACTGTCTGAAAATATCCTGTTTTCTTCGCTGAATGTTTTCAAGGCGTATTGTTCGGTGTTCAATTTGACGTCGGATTTGCTATATAGCAAGGCTAAACCTATGAGTTTATCTTTTTCGAACGAATAAACCTTTTCAATAAGTAACGGCCCTAGATACTCCTTCTGCTGTAATGTGCTTGTTGTACGAATCGGATCCTTAAGGCTATCTAGCCGAATAACCTGCTCCATTGACATGCCCCAGTTTATGTTATCAAACTGAGCCAGCGCAGTAAAGCTTCTCATGGAAATAAGAATTATAACCAGCGTTTTCATAATTTTCAGTTTTGGTAATCGAATATAGGTATTCTCTGCTTTGGATAAGTGCTCGGTTTATTTTTATTTGGGTGAAGAGCGGAGAGACTACACCTTAAGGAAATGCGAAACATCCTTTTGGATCTTATTATGGGCCGCAGTAAAATGCCTGGATACGTTTGATCAGTACGATGCCTTTAACTTCTGTTTATTTCAATTCCCAATCTGATCATTCTTACTTATATTGCATGATTAAT
The DNA window shown above is from Sphingobacterium hotanense and carries:
- a CDS encoding SusC/RagA family TonB-linked outer membrane protein, which gives rise to MEQISSQEQLSRILRVFFISAGLIMNTGNLSATSESERDSHSLIKGKMLKRTNVVQNNSNQQRTLSGRVRNTDGVPLEGVSVKVKGLTAATSTNAEGQYSLQANTDANTLVFSTVGYITQEMAIGGNGVTDVTLQSDVTSIGDVVVIGYGTQKKENLTGAVSTVTSEVLESRPITTLGQGLQGTAPNLNVTQGSGAPGKGSTFNVRGNTSINGGGPLILVNGIPMDPNLISPSDIESVTILKDAASAAIYGARAAYGVILITTKSGKKDKPVISVSTLFSSNSPTSRIDFIDTKDRIAYMNEASMRVNGRNYFDDLTMEAMMAHYNDPSKPNSFVHPSSTDEWRGVANTNWEDVLMNKSYPMQQHTASITGGSEKFDYYSSFSFIKQNGLANKDLFDEYYKRYNFMTNLNYHIKEWITVGTKVSINNGNKHFPPNDPQFRNSFPEDGTIYQTNVYSTQPVKDPNGNWAHEGSIFNPAQMLSEGGYQTRHINDMWMTGLVKVTPIKEVTINVDYSFNNKATKELSYLAKQPFYNVAGEVMGYYGGSNPNRVTRSNYDDRYYVFNAYADYTKTFAEKHYFKAMLGFNQEHAQYNSVSAERRNLIINEVPYINLASGDRFAYDGINEYAIRGAFSRINYSYADRYLVEFNGRYDGTSKFAQSDRFAFFPSVSLGWRVDNEPFFEPLKKSINQLKFRASYGNLGNQNIDLYYPYIATMTAAEVNYLINGDRPMSVIAPGLVSSSLTWETVTQKNFGVDFGFLENRLNGSFDFYTRDTKNMLTKSQTLPAVLAVTEPQANAADLRTTGFDLTLNWNDQVGDFRYGITGILSDYLAKITRFSNPSGLISDYYEGADMGNIWGLTTGGLFQTDQEALALDQSNINGRKRQAGDLWMVDINGDGKITRGAQTLSDPGDMSIIGNNTPRYSFGFRTNLAWKGFDMDIFFQGVGKRDLVISNLYYLTQYSNEWVGIPKVAMDYWSPQNPNAFFPRPIIAGAADITTVQTRYLQNAAYLRLKQLTLGYTLPQELTQRISSDRIRVFFTGSNLWTLTKMIKISDPELAGPSAYPMFRSFSFGANFSF